Proteins from one Verrucomicrobiia bacterium genomic window:
- a CDS encoding glucoamylase family protein yields the protein MKPPLSFQIAFIACTLQIAVAIEPPTGLVSRAGDQSIVLHWDKNAEADLAGYRVYRSSSIGGPFVAQSPNLVTSPGFCDLSNGVINGQTNFYQVTALTTTAQESSPSATLAVAARPFADDDEFLEYVQQTSFDYFWYLANPDNGLIPDRSAAGSPCSIAAVGFGLSAICIGIDHEWITRTQGVTRVLTTLNTFLNGPQGPNTSGTIGYKGWFYHFLEMNTAVRSPNSELSSIDTALLLAGILHAKQYFNGTNSSEIAIRTMADAIFNRVDWNWMARGTDVVSMGWFPNSGFIPNDWIGYNEAMILYCLGLGAATNPLPASAWEQWTSGYTWATHYGFSFVQFPPLFGHEYSHCWIDFRHIADAYMNGRGITYFVNSRRATLANRAYCIDNPLNRLGYSATIWGLTACDGPTGYAARGAPPALNDDGTIAPTAAGGAMAFTPEYSLPALRRFYGFRRNIWTAYGFRDAFNLGQQWYGPDELGIDQGPFVVMIENYRTQRVWHHFMKDEAVQRGLQRAGFVPLPFVEPAVEALPAENAVSLTWDASVDRTYQVEYSADLVSWFASPTGEVTATNSVTRWLDSGPPDTLATPFNVPQRFYRVFQFGSP from the coding sequence ATGAAACCACCCCTGTCTTTTCAAATCGCCTTCATTGCGTGCACATTGCAAATTGCGGTCGCTATCGAACCGCCCACGGGATTGGTGAGCCGGGCAGGGGATCAGAGCATCGTTCTGCATTGGGACAAGAATGCTGAAGCCGATCTGGCCGGTTACCGCGTGTATCGTTCGTCCAGCATCGGCGGTCCGTTCGTCGCGCAAAGCCCGAACTTGGTGACGTCCCCGGGGTTCTGCGATCTGAGTAATGGCGTGATCAATGGTCAGACCAACTTCTACCAGGTCACTGCGTTGACGACGACCGCCCAGGAAAGTTCGCCGTCGGCCACGCTCGCAGTGGCAGCCCGTCCCTTTGCCGACGATGACGAGTTCCTCGAATATGTCCAGCAGACCAGTTTCGATTACTTTTGGTACCTGGCGAATCCGGACAACGGTCTGATTCCGGATCGCAGCGCGGCAGGATCGCCGTGCAGCATCGCGGCGGTGGGATTTGGGTTGAGCGCGATCTGCATTGGGATTGATCACGAATGGATAACACGGACGCAGGGTGTTACGCGGGTGCTGACGACCTTGAATACGTTTCTGAACGGGCCGCAAGGTCCCAACACCTCGGGCACCATTGGTTACAAAGGATGGTTCTACCATTTCCTGGAAATGAACACCGCGGTGCGGTCCCCCAATTCCGAGCTGTCTTCCATCGATACGGCCTTGCTGCTGGCCGGGATTCTGCACGCCAAGCAATACTTCAATGGCACCAACTCCAGCGAGATCGCGATTCGAACGATGGCCGATGCCATATTCAATCGTGTCGATTGGAACTGGATGGCGCGGGGCACCGACGTTGTTTCGATGGGCTGGTTTCCAAACTCGGGTTTCATTCCCAACGATTGGATAGGGTATAACGAGGCGATGATACTTTACTGTCTCGGCCTGGGCGCTGCCACCAATCCGCTGCCGGCGTCGGCGTGGGAGCAATGGACGAGTGGATATACCTGGGCCACCCATTACGGTTTTTCGTTCGTGCAGTTTCCACCGTTGTTCGGGCATGAGTATTCCCACTGCTGGATCGATTTCCGTCACATCGCCGACGCTTACATGAACGGCCGCGGCATTACTTACTTCGTGAACTCCCGGCGCGCGACGCTGGCAAACCGGGCTTATTGCATCGATAACCCGTTGAACCGGCTGGGATACAGCGCAACCATCTGGGGGTTGACGGCGTGTGACGGGCCGACGGGCTATGCTGCGCGGGGTGCTCCTCCGGCGCTGAACGACGATGGCACGATTGCGCCCACTGCAGCGGGCGGGGCCATGGCTTTTACGCCGGAATATTCCCTGCCGGCTTTGCGCCGTTTTTACGGCTTTCGGCGAAACATCTGGACAGCATATGGGTTTCGCGACGCGTTTAACCTGGGCCAGCAATGGTATGGACCCGACGAACTGGGGATTGATCAAGGCCCATTCGTGGTCATGATTGAGAACTATCGCACGCAGCGGGTGTGGCATCATTTCATGAAGGATGAAGCAGTCCAACGCGGTTTGCAGAGAGCGGGCTTTGTCCCGCTTCCATTTGTCGAGCCGGCCGTGGAGGCGCTGCCGGCTGAGAACGCTGTGAGCCTGACGTGGGACGCTTCGGTTGACCGCACCTATCAAGTCGAGTACTCGGCCGACCTTGTTTCCTGGTTTGCTTCGCCGACGGGGGAAGTGACCGCCACAAACTCCGTGACGCGCTGGTTGGATAGCGGCCCGCCCGACACTTTGGCCACGCCCTTTAACGTGCCTCAGCGATTCTACCGCGTCTTCCAATTCGGCTCTCCCTAA
- a CDS encoding GIY-YIG nuclease family protein, translating into MNAYPCVYVLPSESDREQIYAGQTAALKQRLQSHNSGKVTHTSKFVPWSLRESRIGRRGRIAEAR; encoded by the coding sequence ATGAACGCCTACCCCTGCGTCTACGTTCTTCCATCGGAGTCTGATCGTGAGCAGATCTACGCGGGTCAAACGGCTGCTCTGAAGCAGCGGCTTCAATCACACAATTCCGGCAAAGTTACCCACACTTCCAAGTTCGTTCCGTGGTCACTTAGGGAGAGCCGAATTGGAAGACGCGGTAGAATCGCTGAGGCACGTTAA
- a CDS encoding JAB domain-containing protein produces the protein MNWPKLWDGGFGWSFPPAATAPPPILSGVWAFTGINAVASGSTRAALVPLILFIPAIRAANTVRALPPTSTLEPTVNTTSLFPALVEPFTFPASPYEYKVVPLRECPTPDALQQCDTPDKAVEYWKLHIATHPHFNPECECLAVLVLNVRRRIKGHQLVTIGTQDTLLVHSREVFRLAVTTAAHALIIMHCHPSGDSSPSDADIKVTRDLIRAGQLLKIEVLDHVIVGAGNFSSLKALGYFSA, from the coding sequence ATGAACTGGCCGAAATTGTGGGACGGTGGATTTGGCTGGAGTTTCCCGCCCGCAGCCACCGCGCCGCCGCCAATACTCTCTGGCGTTTGGGCTTTCACTGGAATCAACGCCGTTGCCTCTGGCAGCACCCGTGCGGCTCTTGTGCCCCTTATTCTGTTCATTCCGGCGATCCGCGCAGCAAATACGGTTCGCGCTCTGCCACCAACTTCAACGCTTGAACCAACCGTGAACACCACGTCTCTTTTTCCTGCGCTGGTTGAGCCGTTCACGTTTCCCGCCAGCCCTTACGAATACAAAGTCGTGCCGTTGCGCGAGTGTCCAACACCGGACGCTTTGCAGCAATGTGACACGCCCGACAAGGCCGTTGAATATTGGAAATTGCACATCGCCACTCATCCGCACTTCAACCCCGAATGTGAATGTCTGGCGGTTCTGGTTTTGAATGTTCGCCGCCGTATCAAAGGACATCAGCTTGTTACCATCGGCACTCAGGACACCCTTTTGGTTCATAGTCGCGAGGTTTTTCGGTTGGCGGTCACGACCGCCGCGCACGCTCTGATTATCATGCACTGCCATCCCTCGGGCGACAGTTCCCCAAGTGATGCGGACATCAAAGTGACACGCGATTTGATTCGGGCCGGACAGTTGCTCAAAATTGAAGTGCTCGATCATGTCATCGTCGGCGCAGGCAATTTTTCCTCTTTGAAAGCCCTCGGCTATTTTTCCGCTTGA